The window GCCCAGCCTCCGGCTGCTGGGGCCCCAGCCGCCGGGAGGACCTCCAGTTTGGGAACTCAGGGCAAGAGAGAGGGCCCCAGTCCCCTTAGAAAGCCGCAACCCGAGGGGGCCTCCTTGGATGAAAAAGAACATTAAGGCCTCAGCAGGCCACCCCTGtgcacccctccccactccccccgtCCCCACCCCCGGGAAGAATTGCTTCGTGCGAGTGAGCTCGGAACACGCCAAAGgcaaatataataatgaatttaTTATGAAGCAGCTCAGCTCCCGGGGTCACGTGGCGCCCCACGCCGCCACCACCGCCCGCCGGGGTGTCTGCAGCAGCTGACCCGGCCTTGTCAGGGCAGCAGAGACATCGCCCCTCGGGGGGCTCGGGGGGCGCCGGAGCCGGGGGACGCCCTTTATTTGTTCACAAACATTTCTTTCTGCGGTAATGAAAAATTACCAAGAGGGGTGATTAGAGGATCTGAGTCCAGATTGCGTGCGCAGGGCCTTAAAGTGAAGCCCTGCCGTGCCCGGCGCACTGGGTGTAATtacccccggggggggggggggcgggggggggggaagggCGGACTGGTGCTTGAACCGGGAGCCAGCAGAAAATTCATCTCAGCTATTAGCTTGTAATTACAGAGCATGGAGGCAGCAGGCCTGAGGTCTGGTGCCGCGGAGGAGCGGGGATGAAAGGAAGCGGTAATTATGGCATCCGCGGGAGGCCGTGGGGAGGCCGCGCCGTGCTGATTAATGAGGCCTCCACCCTCACACGGAGcggggagtgggtgggggaggCTGATGGAGTGGTAGGGCCTCCCCCCTTTAAACCCCACTGTGGGGGCGTTTGGACAACAGGCCCTCCGCCGTGGGGGTCTGTTCTGAAGAACCAAGAACAAGGTGGGTTTCCGGAGAACATCCGCCAGTCGCCATCCTTGCTCGCCCCTCTgctcttgcttttttcttccttgccttttttcctttttttttttttctgaccatATCAGAAACctaggcagaggagagaaaaaaatgtattgattGAAGACACCATACTTTGGTGGAAGGAGCTGGAGAGGCAAGGGCCTCCCCCGGCCATTCTGGGACGGGGCCATCTTTGCTCCTCCAGACCCCCGCCGTCCGTGCAGTGGGGCGCCTGGGGATTTTGGGGGTGCTGTTAGCCCGGtggcttctcctctcctcctgccctcagtGTCTGGGATGGTgatgggctctgggctctgcggGGTGGGCCCTGGCCTGGTCCAGTCggcaggaagctgaggcccagagggtcctgggccctgggcttgAGGGTGCCCAGGATCGAGCAGTTGGATCTTGCCTCTGGGTGGTCTGGCTGCGGCTCTTTTCTCCCAGGGAGTCGGGGGCAGCTGAGGGTGGCAGGAGGTGAGTGTCCAGAACAGGACAGCAGGATGTGCTATAAACCAGAAGGCCAGGCGGCCACACGACCCGGCTTGTGCTCCCGCTGTGTCACCCGTGTCGAGAGCTCGTGCAGCGCAGAGAGAGTACAACCCTGCCGCCCCCGGCCCCCATCCATCACTGGCCTTCACGCTGCGAGCTTATTCCCAGCTGTTAGGATAATGAATTTACATGAGCTGATAATGTAGATAAGAATTCAGTCAATGGCCAGGGGCGCAGAAGTTAATAAATACCTCTCTAATGAAAGCAGGGGGAACAGGCCCCCGTCCCTCAGGGCCTCCTGAGGGTGCAGGGGCCGCCCCAAGGCCCGCTCTCCTCCCTATGCGCCCCTGGGGCCTCCACAGTCACAGGGGTCCTGCTGGAGCCCCAGCAAGAGGACACTGGGCGGCCTGGGTGGAAGAGCAGCCAGCAGGCTCTGGAGTGACCCCAGCCTGTGACTGAGGGGCACGGTGGGTGGTGGGCTCCCAGAGGCTGTGTGGATCTGCAGCAGGTCCAGGGTGACCCTTTACAGGGTCTCTGGGTCCCCCGAGTTTGGCTTTGTGTCCTTCTACGTCCAAGGTGCAAGGGAGCTGTCACCTGGGCTGCTGGTGGTCCCGGTGCCCCCTCGCCTCCCATCCCTGGGCTCCCCCTTCCTGGTGCACACGCTGTGGAGGATGCTAATTTTAGACTCTCCTAATGAAGCTGCTCATTTGGAATGCTATTTTAAGTGACCTGACATCAGCAGAGCAGCTTTCCTGGCTCAGCTGCTCCAGAGCCCACGGCTGACACCACGGCAGGGACGCTGCTTTAGGGGACCCCCAGGAACCCAGGGGGTTGTACACAGGGCCGTAGGCTGCTGGCAGAGCCTGGGGAGCAGGTGCCAGGCTTCgggaggggaagggcaggctCAGCAGAgggctggcggggggggggggcactggATGCCAGCAGGAATGTGACAATGACATTCAGGTGGCAGCTGActccaggaaggagggagggaggaggcagagggtggaCCAGCCCACGGGGACCTGGTCACCAGGAAGGGGTCAGGGCTTCAGGTGAGGATTGGGTTTGGGTTCCAGCAGGGGCGCTCCAGTCCCCTCGGCTCTCACCCCTGGCTGGCGGGAGCCCCTGGTCTAGGGGACGCCGCGTGCTCTTGTTGCTTGTGACGACTTCGTGCAGGCGGGTCTCCATCTCTTCCAGTaccccctttaaaaaaaaaaaaaaaactggttccCTGCATAAAAATTAGAACATAGGGAAGTTAAAAGGATACACATGAGAGAATTGCTTCTCTCTCCATCACCCGAAGACGGCCACCAACAGCCTTAAGGGGCGTGTGACAGTTTGGGGTCTGGCCTGGAACTTGCCCTGTGGCTGCCGCCTGCCTGTCCCAGCAGCTCTGTACCACCCTGCCCAGCGCTGGCCGCTGACGGTCACAGTGTGTCTGCCCGGGTTGCCGGCTGGCCAGCTAGTCATGCGGGCACTGGGCAGTGACCTCACATCTGTTCCCCGGGCCTCGGGGACCAATCCCTGGGAGCTGCAGTGACAGCATCGCCTGCCTCCCTTCCCTacccccctccttctcccctctgtcTCTGGAGGCCGCCTGTGGGCTGCAGGGCCGGGCAGAGCTGGCCTCAGACCCCTGCAGCCTTGTGTAGATGGACACAGGTGCCGTGTTCAGGTAATCCCAGCGCTGCTGTTGACTGTTGGCCTTTGGATCCGAGCCTGGCCTCTCCCGCCTGTGAAACGGGCACAGTCACACTCCCTTTCTTGTAGGGTTGTTGGGGTTCAAAGAATAGAGGCCAGTTTGCTGAGGAATGCTGGAAAAGTGAGGGGGCTGATTCGTAGCCTCTGCTGGCATCAGAGGGGCCCATTCTGCAGACTCGGGGTAAAGGCACAGGGTGCTTGTAGATGCTTAAACTTCTCGGGCtccagaaggaagggaaataggaagagagaatggcAGAGTGGAGCTTGATCAGTAGAGCAGGGGGCCCTCGCTGTGTCTGTCTGTTATCCTCACTGTGTCTGTTATCCTCACTGTGTAACAGGCCATCCCAGACTTACCATTCAGGGATTCAGGAGTGTCTCAGCTGGGCGATTCTGGCTCAGAACCTCTGATGTGATCCGGCTGCTGGCCGGGGCTGctgtctcatctgaaggctcagcccggggctggaggagcagctgcCAAGACGGTGGCTCCTGGCTGCAGGCCCCAGTTCCCCGAAACATGGGCTTCTCCAAGGGCCGCTTGAgcatcctcacaacatggcaactCTGAGAGACGCAAGGAGGCAGCCACAGTGCCTCTGACGACCTCACCCCGGAAGTCACACGCCGTCACTTGTGCCATATTCTGTTCAGTAGACATGAGTCCATAAGTCCGGCCCTCGTTTGGGAGAAGAGAATTAGCCTCACCTCTTGAAGGGTGTGTGACAAAGACCTCAGGGACATATTTGTAAAGTGCTGTCATCAGATACATTTTATCTGTGTGTTGACACTTTGGTCCAGCATCACCATTGGGTCTCAGACTGGGCAGGGGGTGTAATGAGTGGAACGAACACTGTGCCTGCACCCAGGAAACAGGATTCAAGTCTTAGGTGTGTTGCTTAACTCTGTGGCCTCGGACCATACATATGACCTTGACCAGTCTTTGAGTggctcctggcctcagtttccccacctgggCTCTGCTGGCCTCCCAGGATCATCAGAGGCCTTGAGCGGGGTGCACAAGGTGGAGGTGGTAGGTGGTGGCTCTGCCACAGTGGCCTCTGCTGGGCCCATTGCAGGGCTGTCTTGAGAGGTGCCCCGATGATCTGTCTGACCCTTGAGGACTGCTTAGGTGTCCCCTGGGGAGGGGACGGAGCCCTGGGGCCCTCACATGCCTCGGTCCGGGGTAGCCCCTGTAGTGGGTCGTTCTTCTAAGCAGCTGGGACCATGAGGACGTGGTACCCTTTTTGCCTAGCCTGAGTCCACATAAGGGTGGGCTGTGTCCTACACCACTTAGCATCTCTAGACACTTGCCCCAAAACCATTGACCTGCCACGTGTGTGTGCCGAGGGCCCGCTTCTGGACACGTGCATCGGCCCCTTTGTGGGGTCACGTGGCTGGGTGTCCCTTCCATCCCCAGGGTGTCCTGTGGGTCAACCCAGTGCCGCCCACTCAGGGACAtggagggctgggctggctggCTCCCAGACCTGGTCAGGGGACAGGACAGCAGCGGGGAGGGCTCAGGCAGAGTGGGGGGCCCCCCCAGGCCACACGCAGACTTGTGATGCTCGTGGCTCTGGGCCCCTGGGGACCAGGCGGCACAGATCTGGCAGCTTGGGTCCCGGGTTCGCTGAACCTAAACTGTGCGGCTTTGGCCAGGCCCTCCCCCGTCTGGCCTGGTTTTTGTCCCCATCGGCTGATCggttttataataataatagtgacccTCCtggcatgtgccaggcacactgtGAAGCCCCTTCACATAAGTTAGCTCCTTGAATCCTCAGACAATTGACCTCATGACGTAGATTTTATTTATCTCCATCTTagagatgaggaggctgaggcccagagaggcaaagtAACTTGCCCGAGGCCACAGAGCCAGACTCGAGCCCCAGGTGTCTGGCAGCCAAGTCAGTGCTAAGCCTTGACTCCAGGCCTTGGCCGTACCGCCTGTCCTCTGTCAACACCAtgcacaggaggaggaggagaacaccctgatggcagcctggggctggagctgagctTCTGGAGCGTGGTGTCCATTGTGCTCCATGGTCCTCAACTGGCCGATGGCTAGCAGGTGCCAGGATGGCTGAGAAAGGACTCTTGTTAGGAACCTGTGTTTTCTGGCCATCAGGCTGCTGGGGCACGAACCCGTTGTGCCCCCTGGGTTCTTGGGTTTCCCCGCTGGTCTCAGTGGTTGTGGGCATGTGGCTGCTGACCCCCCACCTCTGCTCTTCCAGAAAGAGGACGAGCAGGGGTCAGCCTCGGGGCGGCTGCTGCTGTGGGCACCCGCTGGCAGCTGGGGGGCTGCCTGCTGGCCAGGGGCACAGGGGCCTTTGTTCCCCAGGTACAAGCCCTCGTCAGAGAGAATGGTGTTCCCTGGAGCTTGCCCCCGCCTCAATGTTGCCTTTTATGCACCAGCTCCTGGCCTCCCGTGGCCGCCCCCAAGCCCAAGCCGCGCCCCCAGATGGCTCTTCCCTCCTCGCAGGGCTCTGTCTGGGGTTTGGAGCAGCATCGGGTCCTCGTGTGTCATCCCTACCAATGCGAGGCCATTGGCCTGATTTACTCCCCTCGGATGCACCGTCGCTGCGGGAGCGGGGCCCAGGCTGGGCAGGTGGCCTCAGGAGGGCAGGGGATGTTAATGGAAAACTTATTTATGGTGTGACCTGCCCGTCCGAGCTGGAGGCCAGCCTGTATTGATTAGGCCGCAGGGCGGGAGAAGGTTCAGTCTTCTCGTTGACACTCGGCTGGGACTTGAAAGACTGGGGGCGGCTGGGACTTGAAAGACGGGGGGCGCGTGGGAAGGTGGCGGTGTCCGCCTCCCCGCGGCGTCTGATGTCACTCTCGGCGGGCGGCGCTCCTCAGCTCCTCTGCTACCGCGGCCTGAACCTGGCCTGGCTCGAATGGGGTCCCCGCTCCCGGGGGGGCGGGTGGGTCTGCAGCTGTGTGTCTTTACCTCCCAGGGCAGGGTGGGTGTGTAGGGAGGGGCCGCACAGCAGCAGGGGCTGCGTCCTCCCCCCTCCTGTCCCCTTCTGCGAGGTCCAGTCTCAGGTGGACACCCGCTGGGGACCCCAGGTGGCTCTGGGGCTCGGGAGGGCATGGTGGCATCAGGCGAGGGctccaggccagcctgctggggtCAGACCCTGGGTCTGCGCTGCCTgtgtgagcttcagtttcctcttccctgCAGTGGGGGCAGCAGCGGTGGTGGCCTTGCGGGTGCCGTGCGGGAGGCCTGGCGGGAACCTGCTAGTGAAGTAGGAGCAGCTGCCCTGGCGTCTTCACTGTCTTCAttagttccttccttttcctctccactgGCGGTTTTCTCTTTGTTCCGAGGATGCTGGCCCTGggcccctgcctcagtttccctcccccCTGCAGCGATTCGGGGCTGTTTTCAGATCCTCCCACACCcgcccagccctgggctgcccagGAGAGGTTGCAGGCTGAGCTGTTTGGAGTCTGGAATCCCCCAGGGACCTGGGCAGCCTGGTTCTCTATTACAGGTCCAAGGGCCAGCCTGAGGGGCACGGGTCTGCCCCTTGTATGGGACCTGCGGGGGCACGGCCCGTTCTTTCTGCGGTGCTGGCTCTGTCCTGCTTGGCCTGTCCTGCCAGGAGCTCCCCTGCATGCTGCCCGCTGGCGCCGGCCCTGCGGACCCGCTCTGGTGCTGGGGCCTCCTGCTCTCTGGGTGACGCTggttcttcttttcctgtttcagGCATGAGCCATGAGCCCAAGTCCCCTTCACTAGGGATGCTTTCCACCGCGACCAGGACCACCGCCACCGTCAACCCCCTCACCCCTTCGCCGCTCAATGGCGCCCTGGTGCCCAGCGGCAGCCCCGCCACCAGCAGCGCGCTGTCTGCCCAGGCCGCGCCGTCCTCCAGCTTTGCCGCCGCGCTGCGCAAGCTCGCCAAACAGGCGGAGGAGCCCAGAGGTAAGAGGCGCGCCCACCAGGCTGCGGCCCAAGGGGGGACACGCCCCTGTCTGGCCGCCCAGACCTTGCCCGGCCCCCAGAGGGCAGGTGCGGCCGTCGGGGAGCAGCCGTCCCCCGCACAGGACCGTGCGTCCAGAGGGCTCTGCAGGTGGCCCGCACGCACTCCCGCTCCCTCTGCTGTCTTCCTCCTGCTGTTCGTGCTGGGGGCGTTGGTGGGGGCAGTGGGGTCTGGGCTGCGGACCCTCCTGGACCCCCGCTGCCCACGAGCCTGCCAGCCCCAGCACCCCTGCTTGCTTAGGCTTCCCTTTCTGCTCTCTGCCACCTCTATCCTTCCTTGGCTCCAGGAGCCACTGTGGGGGCGGCCGGAGGTGGGGATCTATGCCTGGTGGCTGTGGTGGTGGAGGGTGGACGTGCTGGGCCACAGGAGCCCCCAGTGGCTTTGGAGGGAGTGCTGCACCCTGGGACCTCTCCCTGGAGCCCCTGGGCTGCTTCCGGGGAGCCTGTTCCCCAGGTGGTATGGTCCCCGGGGTAGGCCAGTAGCTCCAGGCCTCGATACCCCCTCTAGACGTGACGAGGAACATGGTCTCTGGAAACTCTCTTGGTCCTAGAGTGGGGATCTCTGGGACTACTCACCCACCATTGCTTGACTCCCCGAGGTGGGGATGGCGTGGTGGCATGGGCAGAGGTCCGGAGCTCTGGCTCTTGGTGTTGCCTGGGCAGTGACatgttgtgtgactttgggtggaCACTGgtcctctctgagctttagtctTCCGGTTCGTACCATGATGCTCACTATGGCTCTGGCTTCGGGCACTCCTCGGGTGACTGTCCGTCTGCCCATGTTAGTCCTGGTCAGAGATGCTGGTTGGAAGAGTCGGGTGGGGGCAGTTTGCGGCTGGAGCTGCTGGGGGACCTGGGTCCCCGTGGACTCTGGCGTAGGCCTCTCTGGCCCTCTCTGGACCTGCTGCTCAGAGGCAGGGGGCCaaccttccaggcagaggaggcaggtACCCCACATGCCTCTGCCCAACATCTCCCTCGCCCCCAAGGTCCAGGGCTGGGCATCCTGGGTCCTAGGGCCCCCAGAGAAGTGCGTGCAGGAGCTGCGTCTGTTTATAGACTccaggggtgggctgggggtcTTCTGGTTTCTGAATCTCGCCTCTTCCTGGGCCCTTTCCGCTGCTTGGTTGTTGGGCAGGGGAGGAATTGGGGGAGAATGAGCTGGAGTTGACGGGCAGGGCGGGTATTGGCCCAAGAGGGAAGACCGCTGGAGCCTGGTTCCTGCGTCACTGGGGTCCACCCTCTCGCAGCCAGGTCTGCCTGCTGTGGGTTGCTCTGTCTACTTGGGCAGACCCTCCTGTCCCTAGGTGCACTCCCTTCCTTACCCCTTGCCCACCAGGGACTCCCGGCAGTGGCTGAGCGAGCCAGGCCCAGGAGCCTGGGTGTTGGGAGGCCCTGCCGTTCGGGGCCCTGGCTCACCTCGCAGCTGGGGATCAGATGGCCCAGAGGAGGCAGTGAGCTCCCTGCCCGGGCCCACCGAGGCCTCCGGACCAGATGTCTCGGGCCGGCTGCAGAGCGCCCTGAGCAGAGGGCCCACGGTGGGAGCCCAAGCTGGAGTAGAGGCTTGGGGGCCTCTCTGGAGGCAACAGGAGCCCCCGGGGGCAGAACTTGCCCGGCAGCTCCCGGGCTTGGCTGTCGTCCTTCCCGCCGTTCCAGAAGGCAGAGAACCGCGGCTGGCACAGCTTTCAAAGACAGCTCTTGGCATGTGGGAGGATGCTGGTTCCGTCTGGGCTGGGTCAGCCCCGGTGTCAGGGCTTTCTCCAGCAGCAGTGTCCACTCCTGGGCGGCTGGGCTTGAGTCCTGGGGTGATAACACCAGCTCTACGAGGATGTGGCAGTGGAAAGCGTTTCTCTCCTTGCCAGGGGGCATTGGAGGGGTCTGCAGACATGGGCTCCCTCGGGCCCCAGTGGTCCTCTGTCTCCTCCCGCTGCCCCAGGCGGGCCCCGGCATCCGGCTGGAAGGATGGCCAGCAGGCAGCTAGTGTGCCAGAGGCCACCAGGCCTCTCTGGCCAGGAACAGAGTGTGCTGCTGGCAGGAGTCAGGCCTGGTGGCCCCAGGGCCCTCCCCCCTGCTGTGACCTTGGTGTCCTGTGTGACGCCCTGGGGACGGTGCCATGGGACTTTACAGCACAGGgtcaagagggagagagagaggagc of the Equus quagga isolate Etosha38 chromosome 13, UCLA_HA_Equagga_1.0, whole genome shotgun sequence genome contains:
- the LOC124249349 gene encoding uncharacterized protein LOC124249349 encodes the protein MPGPAWGSGRRQRTTGARGSPCLQTPPMPPGKERNAFHCHILVELVLSPQDSSPAAQEWTLLLEKALTPGLTQPRRNQHPPTCQELSLKAVPAAVLCLLERREGRQPSPGAAGQVLPPGAPVASREAPKPLLQLGLPPWALCSGRSAAGPRHLVRRPRWARAGSSLPPLGHLIPSCENMAQVTACDFRGEVVRGTVAASLRLSELPCCEDAQAALGEAHVSGNWGLQPGATVLAAAPPAPG